The following are encoded together in the Brassica napus cultivar Da-Ae chromosome A9, Da-Ae, whole genome shotgun sequence genome:
- the LOC106390883 gene encoding BTB/POZ domain-containing protein At3g49900-like: MKRGISLGFVDTIYEEEEEEEDYVDHSSSFSSSSSSISPSPQPRINLSSSSMELESRLLKWSLVNNSKPDVLVHVGGTRFHLHKDLLSRRSGYLKRHLTNVNELTLSPPLNITAETFTLVTAFCYGAHLELTPFNVVSLRVAAELLLMTGAGRNDVRDNLRNLTESYLRRVVFVNVDYIKIVLRSCLTLLPDSETTAFLVGRCIEALTEVGDGECVNEFLEQAVILPAGDFIVVSGAVQQRFPRHDLLYRVVDAYVKEHDGEITEEEKVQICNSIECDKLSPPLLLHAVQNPKMPLRFIVRAMLQEQLNTRHSIITAADAVAASAGHRNREITQAERDSSVTLGSLLQRDTAARQNCRLRAAMNSTSSRIKSLEKELDEMKKLISKESERMMESKSRSVMDSARSASFHCVLSSSNVNKMQRGERGSVSSLSTTFRRGGASPPPQKSLGKRLIKGIKNAFSSKQEGKKNADTFEEIYDGLEDFVWIKDDDNVSEELHSHYVENK; the protein is encoded by the exons atgaagCGAGGAATAAGTTTAGGGTTTGTAGATACGAtctacgaagaagaagaagaagaagaagactacgTGGATCACTcctcctctttctcttcttcttcatcatctatATCTCCTTCTCCTCAACCACGTATcaatctctcttcttcttcaatggagCTTGAATCTAGACTCCTTAAATG GTCGTTGGTTAATAATTCTAAACCTGATGTGCTGGTACATGTGGGAGGCACAAGGTTCCATCTTCATAAG GATCTTCTGTCAAGGAGGAGTGGCTATTTAAAACGCCACCTAACGAACGTTAACGAATTAACTCTCTCACCGCCGTTAAACATAACGGCTGAAACGTTCACGTTAGTAACCGCTTTCTGCTACGGCGCACACCTTGAACTAACGCCGTTTAATGTCGTTTCGCTGAGAGTCGCCGCTGAGCTTCTTCTGATGACGGGAGCTGGAAGAAATGACGTCAGAGATAATCTGAGGAACTTGACGGAGTCCTATCTCCGACGAGTCGTCTTCGTCAACGTCGACTACATCAAGATCGTTCTCCGGTCATGCCTCACCTTGCTTCCGGATTCGGAAACGACGGCGTTTTTAGTCGGAAGATGCATCGAAGCTTTGACGGAAGTCGGAGACGGAGAGTGCGTCAACGAGTTTCTCGAGCAAGCCGTTATACTTCCCGCCGGAGATTTCATCGTCGTTTCCGGCGCCGTGCAGCAAAGGTTCCCGCGCCACGATTTGCTTTACAGAGTCGTTGATGCTTACGTGAAG GAGCATGACGGAGAGATAACGGAGGAAGAGAAGGTTCAGATATGTAATTCGATAGAGTGCGACAAACTCTCGCCGCCGTTACTCCTCCACGCCGTGCAAAACCCGAAAATGCCCCTGAGGTTCATCGTACGCGCGATGCTACAAGAGCAGCTCAACACGCGCCACTCGATCATAACTGCAGCCGACGCGGTCGCTGCTTCAGCTGGACATCGAAACCGAGAGATCACCCAGGCGGAGAGAGACTCCTCCGTGACGCTGGGGTCGCTTCTCCAGCGAGACACGGCGGCGAGGCAAAACTGCAGGCTAAGAGCTGCGATGAACTCAACGAGCTCGAGGATCAAGAGCTTGGAGAAGGAGCTCGACGAGATGAAGAAGCTCATATCGAAAGAATCAGAACGGATGATGGAGTCTAAGTCGAGGAGTGTGATGGACTCTGCTCGGTCCGCGAGTTTCCATTGCGTTCTCAGTTCGAGTAACGTAAACAAGAtgcagagaggagagagaggttCGGTTTCCTCACTGAGCACGACTTTCCGGCGAGGAGGAGCCTCTCCGCCGCCGCAGAAAAGTCTTGGTAAAAGACTAATTAAGGGAATAAAGAACGCTTTCTCATCTAAACAAGAAGGCAAGAAAAATGCAGATACATTTGAGGAGATTTATGATGGGTTAGAAGATTTCGTCTGGATCAAAGATGATGACAACGTCTCTGAAGAACTTCACTCTCATTACGTCGAGAACaaatga
- the LOC106395494 gene encoding LOB domain-containing protein 38, which produces MSCNGCRVLRKGCSESCILRPCIQWIESAEAQGHATAFVAKFFGRAGLMSFISSVPESQSPALFQSLLYEACGRTVNPVNGAVGLLWTGNWNICQAAVETVLRGGSLRPMPELLTRDGGFGGFPSTTSDEASEICTEMLNDSGDGSAYHHCRFSSSRTSRPTASPPKRKRLASEQQQRQSSELDLSLLPTFPIKTTPLKEETVRPETPSMYSGESVTTTPFMDNIAGERFVRVGGETTKLLNLFA; this is translated from the exons ATGAGTTGCAATGGCTGTCGCGTGCTTCGAAAAGGTTGCAGCGAGAGTTGCATCCTCCGTCCTTGTATCCAATGGATCGAATCCGCCGAAGCTCAAGGCCATGCCACCGCGTTCGTCGCTAAGTTTTTCGGCCGTGCCGGTTTAATGTCATTCATCTCCTCCGTACCGGAATCTCAAAGCCCTG CTTTGTTCCAGTCCTTGCTCTATGAAGCTTGTGGGAGAACTGTGAATCCAGTAAACGGCGCCGTCGGGTTGTTGTGGACAGGGAACTGGAATATCTGTCAAGCCGCGGTTGAGACGGTTCTTCGCGGCGGTTCTTTGAGACCCATGCCGGAGCTTCTAACACGCGACGGTGGTTTCGGAGGGTTTCCGTCTACAACTTCCGACGAAGCATCGGAGATCTGCACGGAGATGTTGAATGATTCCGGTGACGGGAGTGCCTACCACCACTGCCGATTCTCGAGCTCTAGAACCAGTAGGCCAACCGCTTCTCCGCCTAAACGGAAACGATTAGCGTCAGAACAACAACAACGACAGTCGTCGGAGCTAGATCTCTCTCTACTACCTACTTTCCCGATCAAAACGACACCGCTTAAGGAGGAAACGGTTCGACCCGAAACACCGTCTATGTACTCAGGGGAATCCGTTACAACGACGCCGTTTATGGACAACATCGCTGGGGAAAGATTCGTACGCGTAGGAGGAGAAACTACAAAGTTGCTCAACCTTTTTGCTTGA
- the LOC106390881 gene encoding 60S ribosomal protein L26-1 encodes MKYNPRVTSSRRKNRKAHFTASSSERRVIMSSPLSTDLRQKYNVRSMPIRKDDEVQIVRGTYKGRDGKVVQVYRRKWVIHIERITREKVNGTTVNVGVQPSKVVITKLRLDKDRKSLLERKAKGRAAADKDKGTKFTAEDVMQNVD; translated from the coding sequence ATGAAGTACAACCCAAGAGTCACCTCCTCTCGCAGGAAGAACCGCAAGGCTCACTTCACAGCCTCCTCAAGCGAGAGGCGCGTCATCATGAGCTCACCGCTCTCCACCGACCTTCGCCAAAAGTACAACGTCAGATCCATGCCCATCCGCAAGGACGACGAGGTTCAGATCGTTCGTGGGACCTACAAGGGACGTGATGGAAAGGTCGTCCAGGTGTACCGTCGCAAGTGGGTGATTCACATCGAGAGGATCACGAGGGAGAAGGTGAACGGAACCACCGTGAACGTCGGAGTCCAGCCGTCGAAAGTGGTGATCACGAAGCTCCGTCTTGATAAGGACAGGAAGTCGCTTTTGGAGAGGAAGGCGAAGGGACGTGCTGCTGCGGATAAGGACAAGGGGACCAAGTTCACTGCTGAGGATGTTATGCAGAACGTTGATTAA
- the BNAANNG03950D gene encoding uncharacterized protein BNAANNG03950D — protein sequence MAKSKHNKKPALLRCSPFSLVSTLAGCVFMIHLIMLYSRNYSVDLEVSSRLLTHHPIVRELERVEEENIHMPPPRKRSARAIKRKPKRPTTLVEEFLDENSQIRHLFFPDIKTAFGPTKDGNDTLHNFFPGKIWLDTEGNPIQAHGGGILYDERSKSYYWYGEYKDGPTYLSYKNGPARVDIIGVGCYSSQDLWTWKNEGVVLAAEETDETHDLHKSNVLERPKVIYNSETGKYVMWMHIDDANYTKASVGVAISDTPTGPFDYLYSKSPHGFDSRDMTIFKDDDNVAYLIYSSEDNSVLHIGPLTEDYLDVKPVMKRIMVGQHREAPAIFKHQNTYYMITSGCTGWAPNEALAHAAESIMGPWETLGNPCVGGNKVFRLTTFFSQSTYVIPLPGVPGAFIFMADRWNPADLRDSRYLWLPLIVGGPADRPLEFTFGFPMWSRVSVYWHRQWRLPLGGGKNIA from the exons ATGGCAAAGAGCAAACACAACAAGAAGCCAGCGTTACTGCGTTGTTCACCGTTTTCACTAGTATCAACACTTGCGGGATGTGTTTTCATGATTCATCTCATCATGTTATACAGCAGAAACTATAGCGTAGATCTTGAAGTATCTTCTCGGTTACTAACCCACCATCCCATTGTCCGTGAGCTAGAacgagtggaagaagagaaCATTCACATGCCCCCTCCTAGGAAGCGTTCTGCACGAGCCATCAAACGCAAACCCAAAAGACCCACCACTTTGGTCGAAGAGTTTCTCGACGAAAACTCACAGATCCGACATCTTTTCTTTCCAGACATCAAAACCGCTTTTGGTCCGACCAAAGATGGTAATGACACATTGCACAACTTCTTCCCTGGGAAGATTTGGTTGGACACGGAAGGGAATCCGATTCAAGCACATGGTGGTGGCATTTTGTATGATGAAAGGTCCAAGAGTTACTATTGGTACGGTGAATATAAAGATGGACCAACTTATCTCTCTTACAAGAACGGACCAGCTCGA GTTGATATAATCGGTGTTGGATGCTACTCGTCTCAAGACTTGTGGACATGGAAGAACGAAGGTGTTGTATTAGCAGCCGAAGAGACAGACGAGACACATGACTTACACAAATCCAACGTCCTCGAGCGTCCCAAAGTGATCTACAACTCAGAAACAGGGAAGTACGTGATGTGGATGCATATAGACGACGCAAACTACACTAAAGCTTCCGTTGGTGTAGCCATTAGCGACACCCCAACAGGTCCATTCGATTACTTATACAGCAAATCCCCACACGGCTTCGACAGTAGAGACATGACCATCTTCAAAGACGATGATAACGTCGCCTACTTGATATACTCATCAGAGGACAACAGCGTGCTACACATCGGTCCCTTAACCGAGGATTACCTCGATGTAAAACCGGTTATGAAGAGGATCATGGTGGGACAACACAGAGAAGCGCCAGCTATCTTCAAACACCAGAACACTTACTACATGATCACATCAGGTTGCACGGGGTGGGCACCAAACGAAGCGTTGGCTCATGCAGCTGAGTCGATAATGGGACCGTGGGAGACGTTGGGGAACCCTTGCGTTGGTGGGAACAAGGTGTTTAGGCTGACGACGTTTTTCTCGCAGAGCACGTATGTGATACCCTTACCTGGTGTGCCTGGTGCGTTTATATTTATGGCGGATAGGTGGAACCCTGCGGATTTAAGAGATTCGAGGTATTTGTGGCTGCCGTTGATAGTTGGGGGTCCGGCTGATAGGCCACTTGAGTTTACTTTCGGGTTTCCGATGTGGTCGAGAGTTTCTGTGTATTGGCATAGACAATGGCGGTTGCCTTTAGGAGGAGGGAAGAATATTGCTTAA